The Photobacterium sp. TY1-4 DNA window ATGATTGATCAGCGGACGCAGCACGAAGAAAATCATCGCCAGCCCCAACAGGCCACCAATCACATATCGGATCGGCTGCTGAATGGTCGGATCCTGCCACCACGAAATAGCCGGCGGCGCGTCAATTTCAATCGGCGTGAAGTTAAAACTCATCAGGCTCAGGGTATCGCCGCGGGCTGCGGTGATCCCGACGGCATCCGCAATCATGGTCTGGATCTGTTGCTTTTCGGCATCGCTCCAGGCCGTCCCATTCGGCGCAGCGGATGAATTGAGCAGCACCGACACCGTCAGCTTACGCAGTTGGCCTTGCTGATACTGGGTATGGCGAACACTGCTGCCCAACGCATACTGGCGATTGACTTCCGTACGTTCATTGGTGTTATTGCTGTCTTTCTCTTCTTTCCCGGCTGTCGGCGGCTTGTTGCTCATCGAGCCCGGGACGCCCACGGCAATCTGGTCGATGGAGTTATTCTCCACCCGGTGCTCGCTTTTCACGACCGGCGTCGAGTCGACAATCTCCTGGGTTTCCTGGATCCGGTTGAAGTCCAGATCCGCGGCGACCTGCACCCGGTAGTTGCTCGGGCCAACGATCGGGGTCAGCATATCTGCCGCCCGCTGGATCACCTGTTTTTCAAACTTTTTCTGGTAGTCGAGATACTTGGCATTCACCTTACCGACGTCGTCGCTGCCAATTTCAGCACTCAGCAACCGGCCGTACTGGTCGACCACCGAGACTGCGTCAGCTTTCATGCCGGTCACACTGCCGACGACCAGGTTGACAATGGCTTCCACCTGCTCGGACTTCAGATCTTCCCCGGCTTTCAGCTCCACCATCACCGACGCCGACGGTGCTTCACCATTTTGGGTCACAAACAAGGTTTTACGCGGGATCGCCAAATGGACCCGCGCATTCGAAACCGCGTTCAATGCAATAATGGTACGCACCAGCTCGCCTTCCAGGCCATGCCGGTAACGGGCGGTTTCCATAAACTGGCTGGTGCCCAGGGAAGCATCTTCCTTCAGCGACTCCAGTCCGGTCGGCAGCTGGGCCTTCACCCCTTTGGCAGCCAACAGCATCCGGATCCGCGCCACTTCGCCCTCTTCAACCAGCACCTGACCGTTTTCTTCCCGCAGGCGATACGGGATCCCTTCGGTTTCGAGCACCGAGATAATCTCGCCGCTGTCAAACCGCTCCTGCTGGCTATATAACGGACGATAATTCTGAGTAGAGCTCCACAGGGCAACCACAATCATCGCCGCCACAATGGCCGCCAATACTGCAGACAACACCAGATTACGCTGGCTGCTCTGCCACAAATGACGCGCCCGATCCGTCATGGCGCCCATGCCCCGAAATCCGGCACCTGAAGTGGTTGCTGGCTGAGAAATAACTTCTGACATAAATTACACCGGCATCTTCATTACATCTTCAAACGAGCTCACCACCTTGTTCCGAACCTGCATCAGGGCGGAAAAAGAGAGGCTGGCTTTCTGGCTGGCGATCATGGCGCCAACCAAATCATCACTTTGCCCGGTTTCGACCGCGGTCATCTTGGCACTCGCCACTGACTGCTGTTCGTTCACCACATCCAGCACCTGGCGCATCGCACCGGAGAAGGACATTGGGGTGTGCTGCGCGGCCGCATTCACTTGTTGATCCAGCGGGTTTGCCGTGACTGAAAACTCCGGTTGGACTTTCAGCTGCATGGTTTGCATCTTTGCCAGCATCAAATGCTCCGCAGAGATCAGTTGGGTCGTTACTTCACTCATGGTGTCATTCTTCCTCTTCTACTATGCAGCCGATCCCAACTCGGCCTGTAAATCGATACCCTGATCCCGCATCGCAGCCAGCTTGTATCTCAGTCCGCGTGTCGTCACACCAAGGGCTTTAGCGGTTTGGGTCCGATTGCCGCCGTGTTGTTTTAGGATGTCTATAATGTATTGAAATTCAGCCATTTTCTTGGCTTCCACATGGCCATTTCCGCGGCTATTGACCGACACCAGGGTCGGGGTGTCAGCGACGGATTCCACCGGCAGCATCAGATCCTGAGCCGTGATAAAATCGCCGTGGCGCATCACCAGCGCCCGCTGGATCACATTCTCCAGCTCACGAATATTCCCCGGCCAGTGATACCGCGACAGGGCGGTACGGGCATCCTCCGACAGGCGGCACTCGCTATTTTCCTGATACTTGTGCATGAAAAACTGGCTCAGCGGCAGAATATCTTCCGAACGTTCGCGCAGCGGCGGCCAGTGCAACGGCAACACATCCAGGCGGTAATACAAATCTTCCCGGAAGGTCCCTTGCTGGACCGCCTGGCGCAAATCTTTATTGGTTGCGGCAATCACCCGGATATCAAGCTTGATGGCCTTATGACTCCCGATCCGCTCCACTTCGCGCTCCTGCAACACCCGCAGCAGCTTGGCTTGAAGTGGCGGGGTCATTTCCGCAATTTCATCGAGTAATATGGTCCCGCCGTTGGCTTCTTCGAATTTGCCGGTTTGCGTTTGGGTCGCACCGGTAAATGCGCCCTTCACATGGCCAAACAACACCGCTTCCAGCATGGATTCCGGTATCGCGGCGCAGTTGACGGCAATAAATGGCTGATTGCTCCGGGAGGACTGCGCGTGTACGTACCGTGCCAGCACTTCTTTTCCAGTCCCGGACTCTCCGGTGATCAGCACACTGGCATTGGTGCAGGCCGCACGATGTGCCAGTTGCAACACCTGCTTGCTGCGCCAGGACTCCACCACGATATTGGCCAGCGGCTGCTCCAGGGCTTCCACCCGGCGCAACAGGCTCAGCAATTGTTCCGCATCAAACGGCCGCAACAAGTAATCAGTCGCGCCGGCACGCATGGCCTCTGCGGCTAGTAGCCCCTCATCCTGCTCGACAATTGCAATCGCGACGCCGCTTTGCGCCCGGCTGACTTCCTGATGGCGTTTAATCCATTCCGTCAGGCCCATGTCGCGCAGCGATGAACTGACCAGGGTGATGGCCTCGGTCGGATTAAACAACGCTGCCCGGCCCGACGTGACATGCGTCACCCGGTAACCGGACTGCTCCAGAACATCAATGACCCGCTGAGCCAGCATCATGTCCGGCTCAACCAATTGAATGTGTTTACGATACATACTTTGAGCCTTATGGATTATTCGTACTGCGGCGAACCACGCGGGCCGTGCTGTTTCGGATCACGCGAATAGTCACCCGGCGGTTTTTCGCCTGGCCTTGTTCGGTCTGGTTATTGGCCACCGGATAACGGTCGCCGTGCGCTCGGGTTTCAATGAGTGCGTGATCGACCCCGGCCTCTTCCAGAATGCTGGCGACATCATCGGCACGAACCCGGGCAATTTGCAGGTTGGCCAGCGATGAGCCCACATTGTCGGTATGACCGTCGACCAGCACTTTGCTGACGGTTTGATCCAACCGGATGTATTCCGCCAGCTGGTTCAGCACCAGACGCTGATCGCCGGACACAACCCGCTGCCCGAGCGAAAACGCTAACTGAACATCACGCGCTTGCTTGTAAGACAGCGCAGGGAGGGATTCACGGCACCGGTTAAATGCCCGGAGAGATGCCTCAAGATTGACACTCGGGACATCGACAGACAGGACGCGCGAATGAAACGAGGACGTAAATTGCAATTTGGTCCATCCCCCTTGCGCCACCGACTGGAGGACGTCATTCACATCGTGCTCAAACACCACTTGTTTCCGCCCCGTCCATTCACCATGGCTGACAAACTGCGCCTCACCTGGCGATATCCACGGCGAATTGAGCAAAAAAAGCCCGGCTTGGTCATATAAGTTTTGCAGTTGACTACTTTCCACTTTTAAGCGAACAGCGTGACTGGGTTCAGCAATAAAAGTCAGACCACCAAAATTTTTTATTTTTTGATTTAATGTGCAATAAAAATGGTCGCCTTTATATTCCCATTTTACTAAATCTAAAGGAATGGATACTTCTTGAGCATGAGCCCATTCAATATTGAAGACGAAAAAAAATACGATTTTGCTTAGACATAACCTTTTCAGCACGAGTATTTCCTACCTACCAACTACGTTCATAAACTTATATATCTATATATTAACGATCATATAATTTGGGATAACTATAGAACCATTTACATAAGACGAACTTTATTTACATTCATGAAACAAGCATATATTTGACACAGCCCTGACAAAAAAATGTCACTCGAACAAAAAACATGCCTCGTGAGCATAAAATGACATAGTACTTATTTTTCAATGATTTATTAGTATATAGTTTTAATCTAAGTTAAAACTCTGGCTATATTAATATATTTATTATTGATTTGTTTTTCAGAAAGATTGGAATGTTCATTAAAATACAACATGTGAACTAACATCACATTATTGGAAAAATATACTCAATAGTTATATTTTTATCAGGGTAGACTACGGCTGCTAAACCAATAGTAATACTTATTTAAATATGCGAAATATGGAACAAGTTTCCTACATTCACCAGAACATCCAAAGAATTAACCATGATGGAAAAAGATGCTTCCCGAGCCTATCCTGTTTTGGATGTTGAGCTTTTAGGTAAACCTATTCATAAAATTCGTGATGACTTGACTCGACTGCTCAGCCAGAGTGTTCCGGATATCACACTCCATATTCAGCACTGGGCGAGAGTCAGTGATCTTGCTCTGGAATTTAAAAACATCAGTACGGTGCGCTGTTGTGAAACAGCACCCGACTATTATTCGTCAAATTTCTGTCACCAACAGCAGGGCTTGCTGCGTCTTTCGATGACCAATCACCTGCTGATGGCGTTGTCTGATCGTTTTTACGGTGCTGATATCGCCCGTAAGGCTGAAGGCATACTGTCGCTTTCAAGCAGCGATAAAAGACTCCAGCAGCGGATCGGGCATCTGTTTGCCAAGGTCATTGCGCCGGAAGAGATGTGGGCCAAGACCGAATCACAATTGGCCCCGGGGGCCGGCTTGCAAGCGCAGTACACGGTCACATTCGGCGACCATCAGGGCGAACTCTGGCTGGAACTGGACGCAACCCTGATCCAAACCCTGCTCAAGGAGTTAGCTCTGACCCCGACGCAACCGATCAAGCCCAGGTTCGACGCGGCGCTGACCCAGACCCCGGTCCACCTGACCGCCGTCCTGAGCCGAAAAACCATGCCGCTCGATCAGGTTCTGGGCCTCAAGCCGGACGATATCCTGCCAATTGAACTCCTCAACCAGGTCCCCGTCACCATCGGTCACGAACATTTATTTAACGGACGTATCGCTGAACAAAACGGCCAGCTCGTTCTCATATTGCAAGACTCAAAGGAACAACAGCGATGAGCGAACACACTTCATTCAACCCAGACGATCTAAATTTTGATGAATTACAACTGGACCAGTTTGAACCTGAGCTGGAAGCGAAGCCGGTTGCTGAGCCTGAGATGCCATCCCGTGATTTGAATTTCTTCAAACGCATTCCGGTCACCGTCACCCTGGAAGTCGCCAGTACCGAAATTTCCCTCGGTGATCTGATGCAAGCCGGGGAAGGCTGTGTGATTGAGCTCGACAAACTCAACGGTGAGCCGCTGGATGTCAAAGTCAACGGTTCACTGATGGGCCATGCGGAAGTGGTGGTCGTCAACGATAAATACGGCCTTCGTCTGGTCGACGTGGTGGATTCCCCGTTTCATTCTGTAGGCAGCTGACCCGTTACCATGTCGAAATCTTCTTGCTTCACGGGGCGCGTCTGGGCGTGCCTCGGGTTGCTGGCACTTCTGGTCAGCTTTCCCACCGCCGCGGACAGCGGTCTGTCCTTTCTCACCGTCACTGATGGCCAATCCGAGCAGGAATACAGCGTCAAGCTGCAAATCCTGATCCTCATGACCGCGCTTAGCTTTCTGCCGGCGTTTTTGCTCATGGCCACCAGTTTTACCCGGATCATTATTGTGCTGGCAATTTTGCGCCAGGCGCTGGGTCTGCAACAAAGCCCGCCGAACCGGGTGATGGTCGGGATTGCGCTGTCCCTGACCATTCTGATCATGCGCCCGGTCTGGACCGACGTTTATGAAAACGCGTTTGTACCTTACGACGAAGGACAGATCACCCTGATGCAGGCGTTCAGCGTCGCGGAAAAACCCGTGCGCAATTTCATGTTGCGTCAGACCCATCAAAGCTCCCTGGAGCAAATGCTGCTGATCGCCAATGAACCGTTGGAGCAGCGCGTCGAAGACATCTCTTTCGCGGTGATCCTGCCTGCCTTTGTGATCAGCGAGCTGAAAACGGCCTTTCAGATCGGGTTTATGCTGTTCATCCCGTTTCTGATCATCGACCTGGTCGTCGCCAGCGTCTTGATGGCGATGGGGATGATGATGCTGTCGCCGCTCATCATTTCGCTGCCGTTCAAACTGATCGTCTTTGTGCTGGTCGATGGCTGGGCGATGACCGTCGGTACCCTCTCTGCCAGCTTCGGATAGCCAGGAGGCGCTGCCATGACCCCGGAACTTGTCGTCACCCTGTTCTCCGATGCCGTCTGGATCATTATCAACCTGGTGATGGTGCTGGTGATCCCGGGCCTGCTGGTCGGCCTGGTGATTGCCGTCTTTCAGGCTGCAACCCAAATTAACGAACAGACCTTAAGTTTTCTGCCGCGCCTGCTGGTGACCCTGCTGATGGTCATTTTCGCCGGACACTGGATGCTGCGTCGACTGATGGATCTGTTTGATTACCTGTTTCACAATATCCCGGGAATGATCGGCTGATGATGGTCACCTTTGCTGAAATTTCAGCCTGGCTCGGCCAATTCTGGTGGCCCTTCTTTCGCCTCGGCGCGGCAATGCTGGCCATGCCGTTTTTCGGCGACGCCATCATCCCGGTTTGGGTTCGTGCCCTGCTGGCGCTGTCACTCACCGTGATCACCGCCCCGCTGATGCCGGCCATGC harbors:
- the fliF gene encoding flagellar basal-body MS-ring/collar protein FliF, encoding MSEVISQPATTSGAGFRGMGAMTDRARHLWQSSQRNLVLSAVLAAIVAAMIVVALWSSTQNYRPLYSQQERFDSGEIISVLETEGIPYRLREENGQVLVEEGEVARIRMLLAAKGVKAQLPTGLESLKEDASLGTSQFMETARYRHGLEGELVRTIIALNAVSNARVHLAIPRKTLFVTQNGEAPSASVMVELKAGEDLKSEQVEAIVNLVVGSVTGMKADAVSVVDQYGRLLSAEIGSDDVGKVNAKYLDYQKKFEKQVIQRAADMLTPIVGPSNYRVQVAADLDFNRIQETQEIVDSTPVVKSEHRVENNSIDQIAVGVPGSMSNKPPTAGKEEKDSNNTNERTEVNRQYALGSSVRHTQYQQGQLRKLTVSVLLNSSAAPNGTAWSDAEKQQIQTMIADAVGITAARGDTLSLMSFNFTPIEIDAPPAISWWQDPTIQQPIRYVIGGLLGLAMIFFVLRPLINHLIGIDQRKENLEIAPPVQDEETFENGLQTRAEREMEDNLDKRLAEKGIETNLSALDTNHDLLPASGSPLEVQLKHLQLIANEEPERVAEVLKQWVNANEQHTSKQKAPVRGA
- the fliE gene encoding flagellar hook-basal body complex protein FliE, giving the protein MSEVTTQLISAEHLMLAKMQTMQLKVQPEFSVTANPLDQQVNAAAQHTPMSFSGAMRQVLDVVNEQQSVASAKMTAVETGQSDDLVGAMIASQKASLSFSALMQVRNKVVSSFEDVMKMPV
- a CDS encoding sigma-54-dependent transcriptional regulator, yielding MYRKHIQLVEPDMMLAQRVIDVLEQSGYRVTHVTSGRAALFNPTEAITLVSSSLRDMGLTEWIKRHQEVSRAQSGVAIAIVEQDEGLLAAEAMRAGATDYLLRPFDAEQLLSLLRRVEALEQPLANIVVESWRSKQVLQLAHRAACTNASVLITGESGTGKEVLARYVHAQSSRSNQPFIAVNCAAIPESMLEAVLFGHVKGAFTGATQTQTGKFEEANGGTILLDEIAEMTPPLQAKLLRVLQEREVERIGSHKAIKLDIRVIAATNKDLRQAVQQGTFREDLYYRLDVLPLHWPPLRERSEDILPLSQFFMHKYQENSECRLSEDARTALSRYHWPGNIRELENVIQRALVMRHGDFITAQDLMLPVESVADTPTLVSVNSRGNGHVEAKKMAEFQYIIDILKQHGGNRTQTAKALGVTTRGLRYKLAAMRDQGIDLQAELGSAA
- a CDS encoding OmpA family protein → MLKRLCLSKIVFFFVFNIEWAHAQEVSIPLDLVKWEYKGDHFYCTLNQKIKNFGGLTFIAEPSHAVRLKVESSQLQNLYDQAGLFLLNSPWISPGEAQFVSHGEWTGRKQVVFEHDVNDVLQSVAQGGWTKLQFTSSFHSRVLSVDVPSVNLEASLRAFNRCRESLPALSYKQARDVQLAFSLGQRVVSGDQRLVLNQLAEYIRLDQTVSKVLVDGHTDNVGSSLANLQIARVRADDVASILEEAGVDHALIETRAHGDRYPVANNQTEQGQAKNRRVTIRVIRNSTARVVRRSTNNP
- a CDS encoding FliM/FliN family flagellar motor switch protein; its protein translation is MMEKDASRAYPVLDVELLGKPIHKIRDDLTRLLSQSVPDITLHIQHWARVSDLALEFKNISTVRCCETAPDYYSSNFCHQQQGLLRLSMTNHLLMALSDRFYGADIARKAEGILSLSSSDKRLQQRIGHLFAKVIAPEEMWAKTESQLAPGAGLQAQYTVTFGDHQGELWLELDATLIQTLLKELALTPTQPIKPRFDAALTQTPVHLTAVLSRKTMPLDQVLGLKPDDILPIELLNQVPVTIGHEHLFNGRIAEQNGQLVLILQDSKEQQR
- the fliN gene encoding flagellar motor switch protein FliN, with the translated sequence MSEHTSFNPDDLNFDELQLDQFEPELEAKPVAEPEMPSRDLNFFKRIPVTVTLEVASTEISLGDLMQAGEGCVIELDKLNGEPLDVKVNGSLMGHAEVVVVNDKYGLRLVDVVDSPFHSVGS
- the fliP gene encoding flagellar type III secretion system pore protein FliP (The bacterial flagellar biogenesis protein FliP forms a type III secretion system (T3SS)-type pore required for flagellar assembly.), encoding MSKSSCFTGRVWACLGLLALLVSFPTAADSGLSFLTVTDGQSEQEYSVKLQILILMTALSFLPAFLLMATSFTRIIIVLAILRQALGLQQSPPNRVMVGIALSLTILIMRPVWTDVYENAFVPYDEGQITLMQAFSVAEKPVRNFMLRQTHQSSLEQMLLIANEPLEQRVEDISFAVILPAFVISELKTAFQIGFMLFIPFLIIDLVVASVLMAMGMMMLSPLIISLPFKLIVFVLVDGWAMTVGTLSASFG
- the fliQ gene encoding flagellar biosynthesis protein FliQ, which codes for MTPELVVTLFSDAVWIIINLVMVLVIPGLLVGLVIAVFQAATQINEQTLSFLPRLLVTLLMVIFAGHWMLRRLMDLFDYLFHNIPGMIG